The Styela clava chromosome 10, kaStyClav1.hap1.2, whole genome shotgun sequence genome window below encodes:
- the LOC120337231 gene encoding uncharacterized protein LOC120337231 isoform X3 produces the protein MAMDYKMLIIFPLFFSVVWGGRGAPSQEITYDGSKDLSSGINVMWKVEEKSIVLKLKYRATGWVGIGFSKSKHPQSMADSDITIGWVTMGKASVWDAYAKTNGVPDVDKKSEVELISGKEESGFTTIVFRRPIIAMNDDDVTIHKGEIGILWAYGRSDVTGGTLSVVDYHARRGYTTLTLIPTEEIASEPSLPDPAKPESPKDVEDHDDADDDDDKQAHEHDDKDLNHFIYLDADKKLFLRWGVKGQEITFKLKGETLGWMGIGLSPGHGMTNSDLMIVGVNREGKAYAYDCFAPENTTPSVDKTQNVEIIEYDQTDTHTTVTFKRALVTDDESGNDRSIQTKNARYKQNADTYFLWAYGLYDVLGAPGIVNYHFGRRGYLKLNLLHGVGEAMKPAESPKSPEGVEMEESEVPEGFISVKGYKKLDEAGDVVLQWSTAYTSEAVIFIQLSAPTTGWVGLGFSPGNTMKDADLIVAGIKDGTPYIFDLHATRNTLPLVDANQDVLLFQAVEDGPRAIVMMLKKYKSGDTENDIDIMAGKMNVLWAYGETDVDEKLTRMNYHGRNRGHVEVEFIPSDTSAIADIEDHDDHDDDHDDDDDDDDDKQAHEHDDKELKHFIYLDADEKLFLRWGVKGQEITFKLKGETMGWMGIGLSSGPGMTNSDLMIVGVNREGKAYAYDCFAPENTTPSVDKTQNVEIIEYDQTDTHTTVTFKRALVTNDESGEDRSIQNADTYFLWAYGLYDVLGAPGIVNYHFGRRGYLRLNLLRGMGEAMKPAEIPKSPEGVETGTPKGPEGFISVKGYKKLNEAGDVALQWSTAYTSEAVMFTQLSAPTTGWVGLGFSPGNTMKDADLIVAGIKDGTPYIFDLHATRNTLPMMDAKQDVLLFQAVEDGPKTIVMMLKKYKSGDTENDIDIKAGKLNVLWAYGETDVDEKLTRMNYHGRNRGHVEVEFIPSDTSAIPTDVHSPGSPKSPKLGTDSPVSVKPPKVPDVTGMSPPSQSGPDMAKSPLSPVTPEDTNNVGSPMSPDTPEDGKSPPSPESPKKPPQKIQPVRRGRIFQGGSNNIDKLFDDDKMYKQAVLNVAHKVNLKWAYNMDYIVIQISIPTQGWVGVGFSPGPNMARADIVITGVRRDGVYAVDAFASRNGKPHIDSSQDIKVLRYVETAGVTTVTFARKLDTMDTLDNKIGDIKYVIWAYGRADFAKKPRNFYHGSNRGAKMLTLIDGPGGLSADFKMNPLVLVPGNLR, from the exons ATGGCAATGGATTATAAAATGTTAATTATATTTCCATTGTTCTTTTCTGTGGTTTGGGGAGGAAGAGGCGCACCATCACAGGAAATAACATATGACGGATCTAAAGATTTGTCCTCTGGTATAAATGTTATGTGGAAAGTAGAAGAAAAGAGTATAGTTTTAAAG TTGAAATACAGAGCAACAGGATGGGTTGGCATtggattttcaaaatcaaaacatCCACAGAGTATGGCTGATTCTGATATCACAATAGGCTGGGTTACTATGGGCAAAGCGTCTGTGTGG gACGCTTACGCCAAGACAAACGGAGTTCCAGATGTTGATAAAAAATCAGAAGTGGAATTGATTAGTGGAAAGGAAGAATCTGGTTTCACTACAATTGTTTTCAGGAGACCAATCAttgcaatgaatgatgatgacGTCACAATTCAT aAAGGTGAAATTGGAATTCTTTGGGCCTATGGAAGATCAGATGTTACAGGAGGAACTTTGAGCGTTGTAGATTATCATGCGAGAAGAG GTTATACAACTCTAACATTAATCCCCACAGAAGAAATCGCTAGTGAACCAAGTCTTCCAG ACCCAGCTAAACCAGAAAGTCCAAAAGATGTTGAAGATCATGATGACGCCGATGATGATGACGACAAACAAGCTCATGAACATGATGATAAagatttgaatcatttcatttaTCTGGATGCAGACAAGAAACTTTTCCTTCGATGGGGAGTCAAAGGTCAAGAAATAACTTTCAAG TTGAAAGGAGAAACTCTGGGATGGATGGGAATAGGATTATCGCCCGGACATGGGATGACAAATTCAGACCTAATGATTGTTGGAGTTAACAGAGAAGGAAAAGCATATGCATat GATTGTTTCGCTCCTGAAAATACTACTCCTTCGGTTGACAAAACCCAGAACGTTGAAATCATTGAATATGATCAGACTGATACTCATACAACAGTCACATTCAAAAGAGCTCTTGTTACAGATGATGAAAGCGGGAACGATCGATCAATACAG ACTAAAAATGCTCGCTATAAACAGAATGCTGATACGTATTTCCTTTGGGCTTATGGATTGTATGACGTATTAGGAGCACCAGGTATCGTCAACTATCATTTTGGACGACGAG gATACTTGAAATTGAATCTGCTTCATGGGGTGGGag AGGCAATGAAACCAGCTGAAAGCCCGAAATCACCAGAAG GTGTTGAAATGGAAGAGAGTGAAGTACCAGAAG GCTTCATTTCCGTTAAAGGATACAAGAAACTTGATGAAGCCGGAGATGTTGTTCTACAATGGAGTACTGCTTATACTTCTGAAGCAGTAATTTTTATACAG CTTTCAGCCCCAACAACAGGATGGGTTGGACTTGGGTTTTCTCCTGGTAATACTATGAAGGATGCTGATTTAATTGTGGCAGGAATAAAAGATGGAACTCCTTACATTTTT gACTTACATGCTACAAGAAATACTTTACCACTGGTGGACGCAAATCAGGACGTGctcttatttcaagcggttgaAGATGGGCCAAGAGCAATCGTTATGATGTTGAAGAAATACAAAAGCGGAGACACAGAAAATGATATCGATATTATG GCAGGAAAAATGAATGTGCTTTGGGCATATGGAGAAACAGATGTCGATGAAAAGTTGACTCGAATGAATTACCACGGGCGAAATAGAG GGCACGTTGAAGTAGAATTCATACCGAGTGATACTAGCGCCATTGCAG ATATTGAAGATCATGATGATCACGATGATGATCacgatgatgatgatgatgatgatgatgacaaACAAGCTCATGAACATGATGATAAGGAGTTGAAGCATTTCATTTATCTTGATGCAGACGAGAAACTTTTCCTTCGATGGGGAGTCAAAGGTCAAGAAATTACTTTCAAG TTGAAAGGTGAAACTATGGGATGGATGGGAATTGGATTATCGTCCGGCCCTGGGATGACAAATTCAGATCTAATGATTGTTGGAGTTAACAGAGAAGGAAAAGCATATGCATAT GATTGTTTCGCTCCTGAGAATACTACTCCTTCGGTTGACAAAACCCAAAACGTTGAAATCATTGAATATGATCAGACTGATACTCATACAACAGTCACATTCAAAAGAGCTCTTGTTACAAATGATGAAAGCGGAGAAGATCGATCCATACAG AATGCTGATACTTATTTCCTATGGGCTTATGGATTGTATGACGTATTAGGAGCACCAGGAATCGTCAACTATCATTTTGGACGAAGAG gATACTtgagattgaatctgcttcgTGGAATGGGAg AGGCAATGAAACCAGCTGAAATTCCGAAATCACCAGAAG GTGTGGAAACGGGAACGCCCAAAGGTCCAGaag GCTTCATTTCCGTTAAGGGATACAAAAAACTTAATGAAGCCGGAGATGTCGCTCTGCAATGGAGTACTGCTTATACTTCTGAGGCAGTAATGTTTACACAG CTTTCAGCCCCAACAACAGGATGGGTTGGACTTGGGTTTTCCCCTGGTAATACTATGAAGGATGCTGATTTAATTGTGGCAGGAATAAAAGATGGAACTCCTTACATTTTT gACTTACATGCTACAAGAAATACTTTACCAATGATGGACGCCAAACAAGACGTTCTCCTATTTCAAGCAGTTGAAGATGGGCCAAAAACAATCGTTATGATGTTGAAGAAATACAAAAGTGGAGACACAGAAAATGATATTGATATCAAG GCAGGAAAACTAAATGTGCTTTGGGCATATGGAGAAACAGATGTCGATGAAAAACTAACTCGAATGAATTATCACGGACGAAATAGAG GACACGTTGAAGTAGAATTCATACCGAGTGATACTAGCGCCATTCCGA CCGATGTACATTCGCCTGGAAGTCCAAAGTCACCTAAATTAGGAACAGACAGTCCCGTTTCTGTAAAACCGCCAAAGGTACCAGATGTGACTGGAATGTCACCACCAAGCCAGTCAGGACCAGACATGGCAAAATCTCCATTGAGTCCGGTAACTCCGGAAGATACAAATAACGTTGGATCACCGATGAGTCCCGATACTCCTGAGGATGGTAAGTCTCCGCCGAGTCCGGAGAGTCCAAAGAAACCTCCTCAGAAAATTCAGCCCGTTCGACGTGGAAGAATTTTTCAGGGTGGCTCTAATAATATTGACAAACTATTCGATGACGACAAAATGTATAAACAAGCAGTTTTAAATGTTGCACATAAAGTGAATCTCAAATGGGCTTATAATATGGACTACATCGTGATTCAG atatcGATCCCCACGCAAGGATGGGTTGGAGTTGGATTTTCTCCGGGACCGAATATGGCCAGAGCTGATATTGTTATTACAGGAGTAAGACGGGACGGAGTTTATGCAGTG GACGCATTTGCGAGCAGAAATGGTAAACCGCATATTGACTCGTCACAAGATATCAAGGTTCTCAGATACGTAGAAACCGCAGGCGTAACGACAGTTACTTTTGCAAGGAAACTGGATACAATGGATACTTTGGATAACAAG ATTGGTGATATCAAATACGTGATATGGGCATATGGAAGAGCTGATTTTGCAAAGAAGCCAAGAAACTTTTACCATGGATCCAATAGAG GAGCAAAAATGCTGACTCTTATTGACGGACCAG GTGGTTTGTCGGCAGATTTTAAAATGAATCCATTAGTGCTTGTACCAGGAAATTTGAGGTAA
- the LOC120337231 gene encoding uncharacterized protein LOC120337231 isoform X6 has translation MAMDYKMLIIFPLFFSVVWGGRGAPSQEITYDGSKDLSSGINVMWKVEEKSIVLKLKYRATGWVGIGFSKSKHPQSMADSDITIGWVTMGKASVWDAYAKTNGVPDVDKKSEVELISGKEESGFTTIVFRRPIIAMNDDDVTIHKGEIGILWAYGRSDVTGGTLSVVDYHARRGYTTLTLIPTEEIASEPSLPDPAKPESPKDVEDHDDADDDDDKQAHEHDDKDLNHFIYLDADKKLFLRWGVKGQEITFKLKGETLGWMGIGLSPGHGMTNSDLMIVGVNREGKAYAYDCFAPENTTPSVDKTQNVEIIEYDQTDTHTTVTFKRALVTDDESGNDRSIQTKNARYKQNADTYFLWAYGLYDVLGAPGIVNYHFGRRGYLKLNLLHGVGEAMKPAESPKSPEGVEMEESEVPEGFISVKGYKKLDEAGDVVLQWSTAYTSEAVIFIQLSAPTTGWVGLGFSPGNTMKDADLIVAGIKDGTPYIFDLHATRNTLPLVDANQDVLLFQAVEDGPRAIVMMLKKYKSGDTENDIDIMAGKMNVLWAYGETDVDEKLTRMNYHGRNRGHVEVEFIPSDTSAIADIEDHDDHDDDHDDDDDDDDDKQAHEHDDKELKHFIYLDADEKLFLRWGVKGQEITFKLKGETMGWMGIGLSSGPGMTNSDLMIVGVNREGKAYAYDCFAPENTTPSVDKTQNVEIIEYDQTDTHTTVTFKRALVTNDESGEDRSIQNADTYFLWAYGLYDVLGAPGIVNYHFGRRGYLRLNLLRGMGGVETGTPKGPEGFISVKGYKKLNEAGDVALQWSTAYTSEAVMFTQLSAPTTGWVGLGFSPGNTMKDADLIVAGIKDGTPYIFDLHATRNTLPMMDAKQDVLLFQAVEDGPKTIVMMLKKYKSGDTENDIDIKAGKLNVLWAYGETDVDEKLTRMNYHGRNRGHVEVEFIPSDTSAIPTDVHSPGSPKSPKLGTDSPVSVKPPKVPDVTGMSPPSQSGPDMAKSPLSPVTPEDTNNVGSPMSPDTPEDGKSPPSPESPKKPPQKIQPVRRGRIFQGGSNNIDKLFDDDKMYKQAVLNVAHKVNLKWAYNMDYIVIQISIPTQGWVGVGFSPGPNMARADIVITGVRRDGVYAVDAFASRNGKPHIDSSQDIKVLRYVETAGVTTVTFARKLDTMDTLDNKIGDIKYVIWAYGRADFAKKPRNFYHGSNRGAKMLTLIDGPGGLSADFKMNPLVLVPGNLR, from the exons ATGGCAATGGATTATAAAATGTTAATTATATTTCCATTGTTCTTTTCTGTGGTTTGGGGAGGAAGAGGCGCACCATCACAGGAAATAACATATGACGGATCTAAAGATTTGTCCTCTGGTATAAATGTTATGTGGAAAGTAGAAGAAAAGAGTATAGTTTTAAAG TTGAAATACAGAGCAACAGGATGGGTTGGCATtggattttcaaaatcaaaacatCCACAGAGTATGGCTGATTCTGATATCACAATAGGCTGGGTTACTATGGGCAAAGCGTCTGTGTGG gACGCTTACGCCAAGACAAACGGAGTTCCAGATGTTGATAAAAAATCAGAAGTGGAATTGATTAGTGGAAAGGAAGAATCTGGTTTCACTACAATTGTTTTCAGGAGACCAATCAttgcaatgaatgatgatgacGTCACAATTCAT aAAGGTGAAATTGGAATTCTTTGGGCCTATGGAAGATCAGATGTTACAGGAGGAACTTTGAGCGTTGTAGATTATCATGCGAGAAGAG GTTATACAACTCTAACATTAATCCCCACAGAAGAAATCGCTAGTGAACCAAGTCTTCCAG ACCCAGCTAAACCAGAAAGTCCAAAAGATGTTGAAGATCATGATGACGCCGATGATGATGACGACAAACAAGCTCATGAACATGATGATAAagatttgaatcatttcatttaTCTGGATGCAGACAAGAAACTTTTCCTTCGATGGGGAGTCAAAGGTCAAGAAATAACTTTCAAG TTGAAAGGAGAAACTCTGGGATGGATGGGAATAGGATTATCGCCCGGACATGGGATGACAAATTCAGACCTAATGATTGTTGGAGTTAACAGAGAAGGAAAAGCATATGCATat GATTGTTTCGCTCCTGAAAATACTACTCCTTCGGTTGACAAAACCCAGAACGTTGAAATCATTGAATATGATCAGACTGATACTCATACAACAGTCACATTCAAAAGAGCTCTTGTTACAGATGATGAAAGCGGGAACGATCGATCAATACAG ACTAAAAATGCTCGCTATAAACAGAATGCTGATACGTATTTCCTTTGGGCTTATGGATTGTATGACGTATTAGGAGCACCAGGTATCGTCAACTATCATTTTGGACGACGAG gATACTTGAAATTGAATCTGCTTCATGGGGTGGGag AGGCAATGAAACCAGCTGAAAGCCCGAAATCACCAGAAG GTGTTGAAATGGAAGAGAGTGAAGTACCAGAAG GCTTCATTTCCGTTAAAGGATACAAGAAACTTGATGAAGCCGGAGATGTTGTTCTACAATGGAGTACTGCTTATACTTCTGAAGCAGTAATTTTTATACAG CTTTCAGCCCCAACAACAGGATGGGTTGGACTTGGGTTTTCTCCTGGTAATACTATGAAGGATGCTGATTTAATTGTGGCAGGAATAAAAGATGGAACTCCTTACATTTTT gACTTACATGCTACAAGAAATACTTTACCACTGGTGGACGCAAATCAGGACGTGctcttatttcaagcggttgaAGATGGGCCAAGAGCAATCGTTATGATGTTGAAGAAATACAAAAGCGGAGACACAGAAAATGATATCGATATTATG GCAGGAAAAATGAATGTGCTTTGGGCATATGGAGAAACAGATGTCGATGAAAAGTTGACTCGAATGAATTACCACGGGCGAAATAGAG GGCACGTTGAAGTAGAATTCATACCGAGTGATACTAGCGCCATTGCAG ATATTGAAGATCATGATGATCACGATGATGATCacgatgatgatgatgatgatgatgatgacaaACAAGCTCATGAACATGATGATAAGGAGTTGAAGCATTTCATTTATCTTGATGCAGACGAGAAACTTTTCCTTCGATGGGGAGTCAAAGGTCAAGAAATTACTTTCAAG TTGAAAGGTGAAACTATGGGATGGATGGGAATTGGATTATCGTCCGGCCCTGGGATGACAAATTCAGATCTAATGATTGTTGGAGTTAACAGAGAAGGAAAAGCATATGCATAT GATTGTTTCGCTCCTGAGAATACTACTCCTTCGGTTGACAAAACCCAAAACGTTGAAATCATTGAATATGATCAGACTGATACTCATACAACAGTCACATTCAAAAGAGCTCTTGTTACAAATGATGAAAGCGGAGAAGATCGATCCATACAG AATGCTGATACTTATTTCCTATGGGCTTATGGATTGTATGACGTATTAGGAGCACCAGGAATCGTCAACTATCATTTTGGACGAAGAG gATACTtgagattgaatctgcttcgTGGAATGGGAg GTGTGGAAACGGGAACGCCCAAAGGTCCAGaag GCTTCATTTCCGTTAAGGGATACAAAAAACTTAATGAAGCCGGAGATGTCGCTCTGCAATGGAGTACTGCTTATACTTCTGAGGCAGTAATGTTTACACAG CTTTCAGCCCCAACAACAGGATGGGTTGGACTTGGGTTTTCCCCTGGTAATACTATGAAGGATGCTGATTTAATTGTGGCAGGAATAAAAGATGGAACTCCTTACATTTTT gACTTACATGCTACAAGAAATACTTTACCAATGATGGACGCCAAACAAGACGTTCTCCTATTTCAAGCAGTTGAAGATGGGCCAAAAACAATCGTTATGATGTTGAAGAAATACAAAAGTGGAGACACAGAAAATGATATTGATATCAAG GCAGGAAAACTAAATGTGCTTTGGGCATATGGAGAAACAGATGTCGATGAAAAACTAACTCGAATGAATTATCACGGACGAAATAGAG GACACGTTGAAGTAGAATTCATACCGAGTGATACTAGCGCCATTCCGA CCGATGTACATTCGCCTGGAAGTCCAAAGTCACCTAAATTAGGAACAGACAGTCCCGTTTCTGTAAAACCGCCAAAGGTACCAGATGTGACTGGAATGTCACCACCAAGCCAGTCAGGACCAGACATGGCAAAATCTCCATTGAGTCCGGTAACTCCGGAAGATACAAATAACGTTGGATCACCGATGAGTCCCGATACTCCTGAGGATGGTAAGTCTCCGCCGAGTCCGGAGAGTCCAAAGAAACCTCCTCAGAAAATTCAGCCCGTTCGACGTGGAAGAATTTTTCAGGGTGGCTCTAATAATATTGACAAACTATTCGATGACGACAAAATGTATAAACAAGCAGTTTTAAATGTTGCACATAAAGTGAATCTCAAATGGGCTTATAATATGGACTACATCGTGATTCAG atatcGATCCCCACGCAAGGATGGGTTGGAGTTGGATTTTCTCCGGGACCGAATATGGCCAGAGCTGATATTGTTATTACAGGAGTAAGACGGGACGGAGTTTATGCAGTG GACGCATTTGCGAGCAGAAATGGTAAACCGCATATTGACTCGTCACAAGATATCAAGGTTCTCAGATACGTAGAAACCGCAGGCGTAACGACAGTTACTTTTGCAAGGAAACTGGATACAATGGATACTTTGGATAACAAG ATTGGTGATATCAAATACGTGATATGGGCATATGGAAGAGCTGATTTTGCAAAGAAGCCAAGAAACTTTTACCATGGATCCAATAGAG GAGCAAAAATGCTGACTCTTATTGACGGACCAG GTGGTTTGTCGGCAGATTTTAAAATGAATCCATTAGTGCTTGTACCAGGAAATTTGAGGTAA